Part of the Coriobacteriia bacterium genome is shown below.
TGACGCTGCCGTAGGATCGCAGCATATCGATGAACTCTGAAATGTGGCACTCGTACTCATCCGCAGGATTGGGGTCGCCCGCAGAAGGTCCGAGTAGTCGGAAGAGCAGCTCGAAAGCCGGGTGGAGCAGGTAGAACTCCATGCGGTACGCCAGAGTGAAGGATGCAGCAACGTCGCAGTCTTCGCCGATAAGATCCAAGAGCTCACGCGACCGAACCAGTGTTCTCTCGAGCTCCGCGATCACCTCATCCGCGTCCTCCACGAGGTCAGGGATTGTCGTGAGGTCACCCGCGTGCTCGGCCCGCTCCCAGAAGCGGATGTGCTCTGCTTCCTCTTCCGACATGTGCGCCCAGAAACGCGAGAGCTCCTCGGGACAGGGCACCCGACTCAGCTTCGCGTAGACATCGCGGGCGGTCTCGTCGATCTCTCGACACAGCCGGACGATCTCCGCCGTAGCCGTCATCTTCATCCGACAACCTCACTCACCGCGACTGATGCGCACAACCATGGTTCTGGGTAACAGAGTACTCCTGTGTCAGGAAGATGGAGGACCGGCCTGTGCGGCGACGTACTCCCCATACCAGGCCATCCCAGCAAGAGCGCGTACCGCAGCGACCGGCGAGTAGAGGATGACCGGATCGTGTCGTGTGCCACCCGGGAAGGTCGCAGCCTCAATCGGTCGAAGCGGAACGTTGATGATCGGTTTGCCCGTGCTCTCCATGAGCTCCGTCACGCGCTCGAGAAAGGCGATCTCGGCGGGGTTGAAGTTGCCGCGACCGGGTCCGCCTGGCACGCCGGCGGCCACGGGGTCATCTGACGTCCAGCCGGTGGACGGGCTGCGCAGGATGCCCAGAACGACGACGGCGTCCACGGCCTGACTCTCGGCGAGCATCGTCAGCGTGCTGGCGGCGAGGTCCGGGCCGACCGCCGCAACGAGATCGACGGGGTTACTGCGGCACCAGTAGCCGGGCAGGATCTCGTCCAGCGCGGCGAGGACGTGTGGTTCGAGCGCGGCCAGCTCGAGGTCGTTGCGGGCCAGCTCGTCCGCCGCCAGTACGCCCCACCCTCCGCCAAGAGTCATGACGGCGACGCGGCGGCCGGCGGGCAGCGGGAGCGCGGACAGACACAGCGCCAGATCCAAGCTCTCGTCGGGACCCGTGCGCACGAGGCAGCCCGTCTGTCGCGTCGCTGCTAGGAACACATCAGTGGAGCCCGCCATGGCGCCCGTGTGCGAAGCGGCGGCTCGGCGGCCGTAGTCCGTCATGCCGCCGGGCAGGATCACGACGGGCTTCTTGCGCGTGATACGGCGCAGAACGTCGAGGAAGCGGCGGCCGTCGCCGACCTCTTCGAGATAGACGAGAACAGCGGCGGTCTCCGGGTCGTCTGCCAGCGCATCCAACACATCGAGCGCGCTCGTGCTGGCCTGGTTGCCGACCGTCACGTACTTATCGATGCCGACGCCACGTCGCTCGGCCCGGGTTATGAGCTGCACGCCGATATTGCCGGACTGCGAGATGATGCTCAGGCCGCCGGGTTTCGGCCGCAACTCCAGGAAGCCCACGGCATGGAGACGGCTATGCGTCGCGAGCAGGCCCATACAGTTGGGGCCGATCAGCGTTACCCCCGCATTCCGTGCGGTCTCGATCAGTTCCACCTCCGCGGCGGCCCCTGCCTCTCCGGCCTCCGAGAAGCCCGCGGCCACGACAAGCGCTACGGGAATCCCTCGCTCGCCGCACTGCTCGATCACGCCGTTGACGTGGGCGGCTCCCACTGCGACGAGCGCTAGGTCCGGGGCTTGCGGAAGTTCAGCGATGCTGCCGAAGGCCGGCACATCGAACACCGCACCACCGCGACCGTTCACGGGGTAGATGGGACCAGCGAAGCCGCCGTTGATGAGGTTGCGCATGAGGGATCCGCCCCACTTGAGCGGGTCGTTCGAGGCGCCGACGAGTGTGACGGCGCGCGGCGCGAACAAGGGGGTCAGGTCCGGGCACGAGGTGACACGTCGGATGGAGTCTGACGCGCCTGCCCCGGCGGCGGAATCGAGGATCACGAGCGCGTCGGCGGCCACCGGCATCGCGCCGTCCACGATGAGGGGGTTCACGTCGATCTCGCTGACCGCCGGATGGTCCTCGGCGATGCGGGCGAGCGCACGGATCGCTGCGGCCAGCGAGGAGCGATCCACCGGCGGCATGCCGCGGAATGCGTCCAGCAGCACGCGCGCCCTGATGCCCTCGAGCATGCCTTCGATGTCCCGGTCCTCCAACGGCGTGACGCCAAGTGCGATGTCCCTATGGGCTTCGGCGAAGATTCCTCCGATGCCGAATATGACGACCGGGCCGTACGAAGGATCGCGCTTCATGCCGACCATGAACTCGCGCGCACCTCGGACCATCCGCTCGACGAGAAGCACGGCGCCCTGACCTTCGGTGCGCACCAGAAGATCGCGAGCAGCGGTGCGAACGGCCTCTTCACCACGGAGGTCAAGGGCGACAAGCCCCTGCTCGGTCTTGTGGGCGATGCTGGCTCCGATGGCCTTCACCACCACCGGACCATCGAGCCGCTGCGCGATTGCTGCCGCCTCGTCCTCGTCGTGCGCGAGGCCACCCTCGGGAACGGAGATACCGTAGCTAGCGAGCAGTGCTTTCGCCTGCCATTCGTCCAGCGCGCTGAGACCCTGGGCTACGGCCGCGGCGATGACCGCGGCTGCCTCGCGTTGGGCGCCAGCCGATTCGTTCACCATGTCGGGTTCACCCGGGCTCGCGTTGGCTCTTTGCAGCAGAGTCCCACCATGTCGACTACTCCCCTATCCGAAGACGCTGTCACGACGCTCCTCGTTCGAAGGGCCGCTGCTCGCAGTATAGGGAGTGGCTACGTCGACTCAAGCATCGCCAGGGAGGAGCGTCGACACCGAGTCTCCCTCACGGGAAAGCAACCATGCCCACGCCGCGAGCGCCCGGCGTTCAGAGTAAGCTGAAGTCCACCAGAGGCAGGAGACGGGTGCATGGAACTCGCGATGGCAACGGACTACGCAGGCGACACAGGGAATGCAGAACCCGCCCTGACAAGAATCGCGGAGGCAGGCTTCCAGCACATTCAGTGGATTCACCACTGGCGACACGACTTCATCTACACCGAGCCGGAGATCAGGCACATCGAGCATCTTCTGAAGCGTCTGTCGCTCTCGCTGTATGACATTCACGCCCCCGCGGGAGCCGAGAAGAACTGGTATTCGACCGTCGAGTACCAACGCCAGGCAGGTGTCGAGATCATCAAGAACCGCGTCGAGATGGGCAGGAACCTCGGCGGCTCGGTCATCGTCGCGCACACACCTCCGATGAGCCCCGCGAATCGCGGCGCCTGGAGCCAACTCAGGAGATCGCTCGACGAACTCGAGGGCTACTGCACCGCAAGGTCCATCAGGATCGCGGTCGAAAACCGTCCGAACGATACCTTCACGGAGATTCGCGCGTTGTTCTCCGAGTACGGACCCGACTTCTTGGGGCTGTGCTACGACTCGGGCCACGGAAACATCGGTGGCATGGGCCTGCAGCATCTCGAGTCTGTGAAGGAGCGCCTCATCTCACTCCACCTGCACGACAACGACGGAGATGCCGACCAGCACGGGCCTCTGTTCTCCGGCACGGTCGACTGGGGTGAGCTGGTGCGCATAGTGGCCGAATCCCCCTACGACCAGTTCCTCACGTTCGAAACGGAGATGAGGCGCTCGGGGCTCCATGACGAGGCGCTCTTCCTCAAGTGCGCCCACCACGATGGAATGAAACTACTGTCGATGCTGCAAGGCCACGCGAGCCGTGCACCGGTCACGTAGGTTGGGCGATGAACTGGCGGGGCCCGCCTGTAACCGCGCTCGAACCCAGGTCGCGTCCCTTCACGCAGCCGCTGAGCACGGCGTGCCCCACCGATTGCGCGAGACGGTGGGCAGGAATCTGCGGCTGGCGATCTAGCGGGAGACCCACCGCAGAGAGCCTTCCCTGATGCAGGCGTCGTTTCTCGGAAGTAGGTTTGAACTACTGCGGGATGAGCACGTTCGCGAAGACAAGCCAGGCCAGCAGCGACTTGGCAGCCAGGCTCAGGAACACGTACGAGGACTCGCCGAAGAGGTAGTCCCTCCACTTGCCCACCTGCTTGTACTGCAGGACCTGGTT
Proteins encoded:
- a CDS encoding acetate--CoA ligase family protein — its product is MVNESAGAQREAAAVIAAAVAQGLSALDEWQAKALLASYGISVPEGGLAHDEDEAAAIAQRLDGPVVVKAIGASIAHKTEQGLVALDLRGEEAVRTAARDLLVRTEGQGAVLLVERMVRGAREFMVGMKRDPSYGPVVIFGIGGIFAEAHRDIALGVTPLEDRDIEGMLEGIRARVLLDAFRGMPPVDRSSLAAAIRALARIAEDHPAVSEIDVNPLIVDGAMPVAADALVILDSAAGAGASDSIRRVTSCPDLTPLFAPRAVTLVGASNDPLKWGGSLMRNLINGGFAGPIYPVNGRGGAVFDVPAFGSIAELPQAPDLALVAVGAAHVNGVIEQCGERGIPVALVVAAGFSEAGEAGAAAEVELIETARNAGVTLIGPNCMGLLATHSRLHAVGFLELRPKPGGLSIISQSGNIGVQLITRAERRGVGIDKYVTVGNQASTSALDVLDALADDPETAAVLVYLEEVGDGRRFLDVLRRITRKKPVVILPGGMTDYGRRAAASHTGAMAGSTDVFLAATRQTGCLVRTGPDESLDLALCLSALPLPAGRRVAVMTLGGGWGVLAADELARNDLELAALEPHVLAALDEILPGYWCRSNPVDLVAAVGPDLAASTLTMLAESQAVDAVVVLGILRSPSTGWTSDDPVAAGVPGGPGRGNFNPAEIAFLERVTELMESTGKPIINVPLRPIEAATFPGGTRHDPVILYSPVAAVRALAGMAWYGEYVAAQAGPPSS
- a CDS encoding sugar phosphate isomerase/epimerase family protein; protein product: MELAMATDYAGDTGNAEPALTRIAEAGFQHIQWIHHWRHDFIYTEPEIRHIEHLLKRLSLSLYDIHAPAGAEKNWYSTVEYQRQAGVEIIKNRVEMGRNLGGSVIVAHTPPMSPANRGAWSQLRRSLDELEGYCTARSIRIAVENRPNDTFTEIRALFSEYGPDFLGLCYDSGHGNIGGMGLQHLESVKERLISLHLHDNDGDADQHGPLFSGTVDWGELVRIVAESPYDQFLTFETEMRRSGLHDEALFLKCAHHDGMKLLSMLQGHASRAPVT